One segment of Alistipes finegoldii DSM 17242 DNA contains the following:
- the bcp gene encoding thioredoxin-dependent thiol peroxidase: MTQLQAGDMAPDFKSTTQDGETLTLADLKGQRTILYFYPKDNTSGCTLEAQSLRDGKAELTRRGFRIVGVSPDSEKSHRNFCAKHDLNFTLLADTDHSVCEAYGVWAEKSMYGRKYMGVLRTTFVIDAEGRIEQVFTKVDTKNHYQQILDAYK; the protein is encoded by the coding sequence ATGACACAGCTTCAGGCGGGGGATATGGCCCCCGATTTCAAGTCCACGACCCAAGACGGTGAGACACTGACGCTTGCCGACCTGAAAGGACAGCGCACGATACTTTATTTCTACCCCAAGGACAATACGTCGGGCTGCACGCTCGAAGCGCAGAGCCTGCGCGACGGCAAGGCGGAACTGACGAGGAGGGGATTCCGGATCGTCGGCGTAAGCCCCGACAGCGAGAAGTCGCACCGGAATTTCTGCGCGAAGCACGACCTGAATTTCACGCTGCTGGCCGACACCGACCACAGCGTATGCGAAGCGTACGGCGTGTGGGCCGAAAAATCGATGTACGGCCGCAAGTACATGGGCGTACTGCGCACGACGTTCGTCATCGACGCCGAAGGACGCATCGAACAGGTTTTCACGAAGGTAGACACCAAGAACCACTATCAGCAGATTCTGGACGCATACAAATAG
- the recA gene encoding recombinase RecA, with the protein MAEKVQVNADKLKVLNAVMEKIEKDFGKGSIMRMNSQEVSDVPVIPTGSITLDIALGVGGYPKGRVVEIYGPESSGKTTLAIHAIAEAQKAGGIAAFIDAEHAFDSFYAQKLGVDVDNLLISQPDNGEQALEIADSLIRSSAIDIIVIDSVAALTPKAEIEGEMGDSKMGLQARLMSQALRKLTSSISKTKTVCIFINQLRDKIGVVYGNPETTTGGNALKFYASVRIDIRRMSVIKDGEEQLGTRTKVKVVKNKVAPPFKRAEFDIMFGEGISKIGEIVDLGVDYGVVKKAGSWFSYGDRKIGQGRDAVKELLKNDEELRNEIEGKVREAMKAPKEK; encoded by the coding sequence ATGGCAGAAAAAGTACAGGTAAATGCGGATAAGCTCAAAGTGCTCAACGCAGTGATGGAAAAAATAGAAAAAGACTTCGGCAAAGGGTCGATCATGCGTATGAACTCGCAGGAAGTCAGCGACGTACCGGTGATTCCGACGGGTTCGATCACGCTCGACATAGCCCTCGGAGTGGGCGGATATCCCAAAGGCCGCGTCGTGGAGATCTACGGTCCCGAATCGTCGGGCAAGACGACGCTGGCCATCCACGCCATCGCCGAAGCGCAGAAGGCGGGCGGCATCGCGGCGTTCATCGACGCGGAGCATGCTTTCGACAGTTTCTACGCCCAGAAATTGGGCGTGGACGTGGACAACCTGCTGATCTCGCAGCCCGACAACGGCGAGCAGGCATTGGAGATCGCCGACTCGCTGATCCGTTCGAGCGCCATCGACATCATCGTCATCGACTCGGTGGCGGCGCTGACCCCCAAGGCCGAGATCGAAGGCGAGATGGGCGACTCGAAGATGGGCCTGCAGGCCCGCCTGATGTCGCAGGCGCTGCGCAAGCTGACGTCGAGCATCTCCAAGACCAAGACGGTCTGCATCTTCATCAACCAGCTGCGCGACAAGATCGGCGTGGTCTACGGCAACCCCGAAACCACCACGGGCGGCAACGCCCTGAAGTTCTACGCCAGCGTGCGCATCGACATCCGCCGCATGTCGGTCATCAAGGACGGCGAGGAGCAGCTCGGAACCCGCACGAAGGTCAAAGTCGTGAAAAACAAGGTGGCGCCTCCGTTCAAACGCGCGGAATTCGACATCATGTTCGGCGAGGGCATTTCGAAAATCGGCGAGATCGTCGATCTGGGCGTCGATTACGGCGTTGTCAAGAAGGCCGGATCGTGGTTCTCGTACGGCGACCGCAAGATCGGTCAGGGCCGCGACGCCGTCAAGGAACTGCTCAAAAACGACGAGGAGCTCCGCAACGAGATCGAAGGCAAGGTGCGCGAAGCCATGAAGGCGCCCAAAGAAAAATAG
- a CDS encoding RelA/SpoT family protein, whose translation MDYTAEDEVIIKEKWDDLLLSCTKICKNDEDWNFIKRAFFLAKEAHQGVRRRSGEPYLLHPIAVAKIVIEEIGLGVKSVVAALLHDVVEDTEYSVEDMERIFGPKIASMVDGLTKMSGVFNADTSEQAEYFRKVLLTLSDDVRVILIKIADRLHNMRTLGAMPMNKQIKITGETIYLFAPLAYRLGLYSIKSELEDLCMKYRFPQQYAEITQKLNETEASRREFIDKFNAPIIAALNRDNINYEISGRVKSIYSIWSKMQRKQIPFEEIYDLFAIRIVFKPLPFPSEKTQCWQVYSTITDIYTPKPDRLRDWISMPKANGYEALHSTVMGPDGVWVEVQIRTQRMEDIAERGFAAHWKYKHATISQDEDEFDKWLKQIRAALNSPTENAVDFLDNFKLSLYTSEIVVFTPKGEARKMPFGATALDFAYDIHSKIGNSAISAKINHKLEPITTQINSGDQIEIITADNARPKPEWLEIATTAKAKQSIKSFLKRERQNNIERGMQMLDEKMKSLNIKLSGRVLRKIVPIYESNNKEELYSKIGAGIIDLKDLDKVLKVNSKSKILKFWTLFINKKEDEEGDDPAAINDAGETAPNAAHPAKEQPETPQFEIAECCKPIPGDKVVGYRDPKTGNIIVHKATCDELNRLATQFGRNIVKEEIKWSQHKAMSYLVTIELRGIDRMGILLDLAKVVSADFSINIREVGIHSHDGIFEGSISLYVKDAEGLQDVMTKLRKIKGIESVKRTLS comes from the coding sequence ATGGATTATACTGCCGAGGATGAAGTAATAATCAAGGAAAAGTGGGACGACCTGCTCCTCTCGTGTACGAAGATCTGCAAGAACGACGAGGACTGGAACTTCATCAAAAGAGCATTTTTCCTTGCCAAGGAGGCACATCAGGGGGTAAGGCGCCGCTCCGGCGAGCCATACCTCCTGCATCCTATTGCAGTAGCCAAGATCGTCATCGAGGAGATCGGGCTGGGCGTGAAATCGGTCGTTGCGGCTCTGCTGCACGACGTGGTGGAGGATACGGAGTACTCCGTGGAGGACATGGAACGCATCTTCGGTCCCAAGATAGCCTCGATGGTGGACGGGCTGACCAAAATGTCGGGAGTCTTCAACGCCGACACCTCGGAGCAGGCCGAATATTTCCGCAAGGTACTGCTGACCCTCTCGGACGACGTGCGGGTCATCCTCATCAAGATCGCCGACCGCCTGCACAACATGCGCACGCTGGGGGCGATGCCGATGAACAAGCAGATCAAGATTACGGGCGAAACCATCTACCTCTTCGCTCCGCTGGCCTACCGGCTGGGACTCTACTCGATCAAAAGCGAGCTGGAGGACCTCTGCATGAAGTACCGCTTCCCGCAGCAATACGCCGAAATCACGCAGAAACTCAACGAAACGGAGGCGTCGCGCCGGGAGTTCATCGACAAATTCAACGCCCCGATCATCGCCGCGCTCAACCGCGACAACATCAATTACGAGATTTCGGGCCGCGTGAAGAGCATCTACTCGATCTGGAGCAAAATGCAGCGCAAGCAGATTCCGTTCGAGGAGATTTACGACCTGTTCGCCATCCGCATCGTCTTCAAACCGCTGCCGTTCCCTTCGGAGAAAACGCAGTGCTGGCAGGTTTACTCGACGATCACCGACATTTACACCCCCAAGCCGGACCGCCTGCGGGACTGGATTTCGATGCCCAAGGCCAACGGTTACGAGGCGCTGCATTCGACCGTGATGGGTCCCGACGGGGTATGGGTCGAAGTGCAGATACGCACCCAGCGGATGGAGGATATCGCCGAAAGGGGATTCGCCGCCCACTGGAAATACAAGCACGCCACGATTTCGCAGGACGAAGACGAGTTCGACAAATGGCTGAAGCAGATCCGCGCGGCGCTGAACAGCCCGACGGAAAACGCAGTTGACTTCTTGGATAACTTCAAGTTATCGCTGTATACCTCGGAAATAGTGGTGTTTACACCAAAAGGCGAGGCCCGAAAAATGCCGTTCGGCGCTACGGCGCTCGACTTCGCATACGACATCCACTCGAAGATCGGCAACAGCGCCATCAGCGCCAAGATCAACCACAAACTCGAACCGATCACCACGCAGATCAACAGCGGCGACCAGATCGAGATCATCACGGCCGACAATGCCCGCCCCAAGCCCGAATGGCTCGAAATAGCGACCACGGCCAAGGCCAAGCAGTCGATCAAAAGCTTCCTGAAGCGCGAACGCCAGAACAACATCGAGCGGGGTATGCAAATGCTCGACGAGAAGATGAAATCGCTGAATATCAAGCTCAGCGGCCGTGTCCTGCGCAAGATCGTCCCGATATACGAAAGCAACAACAAGGAGGAGCTGTACAGCAAGATCGGAGCCGGCATCATCGACCTGAAGGACCTCGACAAAGTCCTGAAAGTAAACTCCAAAAGCAAGATACTCAAGTTCTGGACCCTTTTCATCAACAAAAAGGAGGACGAGGAGGGCGACGACCCGGCGGCTATCAACGACGCGGGCGAAACGGCGCCGAATGCAGCGCACCCGGCCAAAGAACAGCCGGAAACGCCCCAGTTCGAGATAGCGGAATGCTGCAAACCGATTCCGGGAGACAAGGTCGTGGGTTACCGCGATCCGAAAACCGGCAACATCATCGTCCACAAAGCCACGTGCGACGAATTGAACCGTCTTGCGACCCAGTTCGGCCGGAATATCGTCAAGGAGGAGATCAAATGGTCGCAACACAAGGCGATGTCGTATTTGGTCACCATCGAACTGCGCGGCATCGACCGTATGGGAATTCTGCTGGATCTGGCGAAAGTCGTGAGCGCCGATTTCAGCATCAACATCCGCGAAGTCGGCATCCACAGCCACGACGGCATCTTCGAAGGCAGCATCAGTCTCTATGTCAAGGACGCCGAGGGCCTGCAGGACGTGATGACGAAACTGCGTAAGATAAAAGGGATCGAGAGTGTCAAACGAACTTTAAGCTGA
- a CDS encoding HIT family protein, whose amino-acid sequence MASIFSRIIAGEIPSYKVAEDENYYAFLDINPLTKGHTLVVPKKEIDYIFDLDDQTLAGMMLFAKKVAGKIKQEIACSRVAVVVLGLEVPHAHIHLIPIKSENDVDFHREKLKLTPEEFEEIATKLSK is encoded by the coding sequence ATGGCATCCATTTTTTCACGCATTATCGCAGGCGAAATACCTTCCTATAAGGTCGCCGAAGACGAAAACTATTACGCCTTTCTGGATATCAATCCGCTGACGAAAGGGCACACGCTGGTCGTACCGAAAAAGGAAATAGACTACATTTTCGACCTCGACGATCAGACATTGGCAGGCATGATGCTGTTCGCCAAAAAAGTCGCAGGTAAAATCAAGCAGGAAATAGCGTGTTCCAGAGTCGCAGTGGTGGTTTTAGGGCTTGAAGTGCCGCATGCGCACATCCATCTGATCCCCATTAAGAGCGAAAACGACGTGGATTTTCACCGGGAAAAGCTCAAATTGACTCCGGAAGAGTTCGAAGAAATCGCAACAAAACTTTCGAAATAG
- a CDS encoding helix-turn-helix domain-containing protein, with protein sequence MREKLLDLMKNEGLKPSQLAELLGINPAGISHILAGRNKPGFDLLQKILRRFPRINPDWLLLDSDKMYRDEPPAQSSAPQPMSQPASPGGDLFGLVSSGRHPLEEKRQPETAENETDDPAPQRQLPAALFTANVKRIVVLYDDQTFESFTPTTKR encoded by the coding sequence ATGAGGGAAAAATTGCTCGATTTGATGAAAAATGAAGGATTGAAGCCAAGCCAGCTCGCCGAGCTGCTGGGAATCAATCCCGCCGGAATCTCCCATATTCTCGCCGGACGCAACAAACCGGGCTTCGATCTGCTGCAAAAGATTCTCCGGAGGTTTCCCCGGATCAACCCGGATTGGCTGCTGCTCGACTCGGATAAGATGTACCGCGACGAGCCGCCGGCCCAATCGTCAGCTCCGCAGCCGATGAGCCAGCCCGCGTCGCCCGGCGGCGACCTTTTCGGCCTTGTCTCCTCCGGTCGGCATCCGCTTGAAGAAAAACGGCAGCCGGAAACGGCGGAAAACGAAACCGACGATCCGGCACCGCAACGACAGCTCCCGGCAGCATTGTTTACCGCTAACGTCAAACGGATCGTCGTGCTATATGACGATCAGACCTTCGAAAGTTTTACGCCGACGACAAAGCGTTAA